The following are encoded in a window of Solidesulfovibrio magneticus RS-1 genomic DNA:
- a CDS encoding sigma-54-dependent Fis family transcriptional regulator, whose amino-acid sequence MIDSLTSFDGAGPAFYGALSRIVALTGPGRAVRRGLENALAVLVEALGYRRACLELHDLPQPGARIVLSHGRQQGLDHLYGPAPITMGQVIGSRRSLILQDVKDHPDFIGRPPEELSNLSHICVPVTVPMPDGHVEGFAPVGPSDVIGALSVDLPKAPMVFLEAHREFLAVVGGILGNAALRLRDELDLSRRSVAAAVQPVGIAAEDPAPEAAPAQPVAVSKSIRLVLRQISQAADSGDPVFLRGEEGTGKECLARWLHSQGNRRHRPFLRLGCGEMPPEAVMETLFGVQKGERSKSTRSKRGLFELAQGGVVFLDDIEELSLEAQSRVLQVIQEGAVARIGSDTPVAVDARVLAASTASLEDAMAQGDFLEDLFYGLGVFPLYVPPLRDRMGDILPLAEHFLEDFSQRTGKSVRRISTPAIDLLSQYHWPGNVRELANCMERAATLCDEAVVRTYHLPPTLQTGESSGTEPSLSFGEAVAKFEQELLVEALKKARGNMYQAARDLRESYRVVNYKVKKYAIDPKRFTPGRRG is encoded by the coding sequence GTGATCGATTCCTTGACGTCTTTCGACGGGGCTGGACCGGCGTTTTACGGCGCGCTGTCGCGCATCGTGGCGCTGACCGGCCCCGGCCGGGCGGTGCGGCGCGGCCTGGAAAACGCCCTGGCCGTGCTGGTCGAGGCCCTGGGCTATCGCCGGGCCTGCCTGGAGCTCCACGATCTGCCCCAGCCGGGGGCGCGCATCGTGCTGTCCCACGGCCGCCAGCAGGGCCTGGACCATCTCTACGGCCCGGCCCCCATCACCATGGGCCAGGTCATCGGCTCGCGCCGCTCGCTCATCCTCCAGGACGTCAAGGACCATCCCGACTTCATCGGCCGGCCGCCCGAGGAGCTCTCCAACCTGTCCCACATCTGCGTGCCCGTCACCGTGCCCATGCCCGACGGCCATGTGGAAGGCTTTGCCCCTGTCGGCCCGTCCGACGTCATCGGGGCGCTCAGCGTCGATCTGCCCAAGGCCCCCATGGTCTTTTTGGAGGCACACCGCGAATTTCTGGCCGTGGTCGGCGGCATCCTCGGCAACGCCGCCCTGCGCTTGCGCGACGAGCTCGACCTGTCCCGGCGTTCCGTGGCCGCCGCTGTCCAGCCCGTCGGCATCGCCGCCGAGGACCCCGCGCCCGAGGCGGCTCCGGCCCAGCCCGTGGCCGTGTCCAAGAGCATTCGCCTGGTCCTGCGCCAGATTTCCCAGGCCGCCGATTCCGGCGATCCGGTGTTCCTGCGCGGCGAGGAAGGCACGGGCAAGGAATGCCTGGCCCGCTGGCTCCACAGCCAGGGCAACCGCCGCCACCGGCCGTTTCTGCGCCTGGGCTGCGGCGAAATGCCGCCCGAGGCGGTCATGGAAACGCTTTTTGGCGTCCAAAAGGGCGAGCGTTCCAAGTCCACCCGCTCCAAGCGCGGGCTTTTCGAGCTGGCCCAGGGCGGCGTGGTCTTTCTCGACGACATCGAGGAACTGTCCCTGGAGGCCCAGTCCCGGGTGCTCCAGGTCATCCAGGAAGGGGCCGTGGCCCGCATCGGCAGCGACACGCCGGTGGCCGTGGACGCCCGGGTGCTGGCCGCCAGCACCGCCTCCCTGGAAGACGCCATGGCCCAGGGCGACTTCCTCGAAGACCTCTTCTACGGCCTGGGCGTGTTTCCGCTCTACGTGCCGCCGCTGCGCGACCGCATGGGCGACATCCTGCCCCTGGCCGAACATTTCCTGGAAGACTTTTCCCAGCGCACCGGCAAGAGCGTGCGCCGCATCTCCACGCCGGCCATTGATCTCTTAAGCCAGTACCACTGGCCGGGAAACGTCCGCGAACTGGCCAACTGCATGGAGCGCGCCGCCACTCTTTGCGACGAAGCCGTGGTGCGCACCTACCATCTGCCCCCCACCTTGCAGACCGGCGAATCTTCCGGCACCGAACCCTCGCTGTCCTTTGGCGAGGCCGTGGCCAAGTTCGAGCAGGAACTGCTTGTCGAAGCCCTCAAGAAGGCGCGCGGCAACATGTACCAGGCTGCCCGGGACCTGCGCGAAAGCTACCGCGTGGTCAACTACAAGGTCAAAAAATACGCCATCGATCCCAAACGCTTCACTCCGGGACGACGCGGCTGA
- a CDS encoding phosphoenolpyruvate carboxykinase (ATP), with translation MASLASHDYYRDDMTKMPPLRSIAQTLCLDKRVRKVTAAEAYELAKRQHDVMDTDLPIYPAAAKRLGLPEGATVLNNCHGRIVGRTALARRFYTRMEAVERRKVESDLREAVYAMQRYPLIKAEAILGLDTDLMIKATIVGTEDDAVNIFNWLANFTPYEELTEAYAKSPKLPIPDILVVGFNQWTTTDPYYHNAGGSQLALVDEDANVIFNLGMRYFGERKKGTLTLAWTSGMRLGLAACHGGIKEIDFSGCADAKAQDMGKRSIAFFGLSGTGKSSHTNSHDNGGTLPAGFSKVVLHDDAFQIDCENKVCRVWEPTLFDKTDSRPTGHPDWRYMISTMNLGLTEVDGKVLPLGQDVRNPNGRALIDRDLLGAYVNRCSFPNLMVWLMKDTCLPPVVRFTDKHLAVAMGASLMTRRNLAENVSEEELKKLVFEPFANPFRVYELWKDVEAFVKVFEAGAVGYTFNSVGFWKTSDRELQKIPLQSSLTLQTALLLERLEWEDWDLLPGAQLPKADSVEKLLPGYAALYDPSRVENRDRYLETLKDRFHQRRVYLQNSDLHNRPDLLMRLVNALMVRA, from the coding sequence ATGGCAAGCCTCGCCAGTCACGATTACTACCGCGACGACATGACCAAAATGCCGCCGCTACGCTCCATCGCCCAGACCCTTTGCCTGGACAAACGCGTCCGCAAGGTCACGGCCGCCGAGGCCTATGAGCTGGCCAAGCGTCAGCACGACGTCATGGACACCGATCTGCCGATCTACCCGGCGGCGGCCAAGCGCCTGGGCCTGCCCGAAGGGGCCACCGTGCTCAACAACTGCCACGGCCGCATCGTCGGCCGCACGGCCCTGGCCCGGCGCTTCTACACCCGCATGGAGGCCGTGGAGCGGCGCAAGGTCGAGTCCGACCTGCGCGAAGCCGTCTACGCCATGCAGCGCTATCCGCTGATCAAGGCCGAAGCGATTCTCGGCCTCGACACCGACCTCATGATCAAGGCCACCATCGTCGGCACCGAGGACGACGCGGTCAACATCTTCAACTGGCTGGCCAATTTCACGCCCTATGAAGAGCTGACCGAGGCCTACGCCAAAAGCCCCAAACTGCCCATTCCCGACATCTTGGTGGTCGGCTTCAACCAATGGACCACCACCGACCCGTATTACCACAATGCCGGCGGCTCCCAGCTGGCCCTGGTCGACGAAGACGCCAACGTCATCTTCAACCTCGGGATGCGTTACTTCGGCGAACGCAAGAAAGGCACGCTGACCCTGGCCTGGACCTCGGGCATGCGCCTGGGCCTGGCCGCCTGCCACGGCGGCATCAAGGAAATCGACTTTTCCGGCTGCGCCGACGCCAAGGCCCAGGACATGGGCAAGCGCTCCATCGCCTTTTTCGGCCTGTCCGGCACGGGCAAGTCGTCGCACACCAACTCCCACGACAACGGCGGCACCCTGCCGGCCGGGTTCTCCAAGGTGGTGCTCCACGACGACGCCTTCCAGATCGACTGCGAGAACAAGGTCTGCCGCGTCTGGGAACCGACCCTGTTCGACAAGACCGATTCGCGCCCCACGGGCCATCCCGACTGGCGCTACATGATCTCCACCATGAACCTGGGCCTGACCGAGGTCGATGGCAAGGTGTTGCCCCTGGGCCAGGACGTGCGCAACCCCAACGGCCGGGCGCTTATTGACCGCGACCTGCTCGGGGCCTACGTCAACCGCTGCTCCTTCCCCAACCTCATGGTCTGGCTCATGAAGGACACCTGCCTGCCGCCGGTGGTGCGCTTCACCGACAAGCATCTGGCCGTGGCCATGGGCGCTTCGCTCATGACCCGACGCAATCTGGCGGAAAACGTCAGCGAGGAGGAGCTCAAAAAGCTCGTCTTCGAGCCTTTCGCCAACCCCTTCCGGGTGTATGAGCTGTGGAAGGACGTGGAAGCCTTCGTCAAGGTCTTCGAGGCCGGAGCCGTGGGCTACACGTTCAATTCCGTGGGCTTCTGGAAGACTTCTGATCGCGAGCTGCAGAAGATTCCGCTGCAAAGCTCGTTGACCCTGCAAACCGCCCTGCTGCTGGAGCGTCTGGAGTGGGAGGACTGGGATCTGCTGCCCGGCGCCCAGCTGCCCAAGGCCGACAGCGTGGAAAAGCTCCTGCCCGGCTACGCCGCGCTCTACGACCCCTCCCGGGTGGAAAACCGCGACCGCTACCTGGAAACCCTCAAGGACCGTTTCCACCAGCGCCGCGTCTATCTGCAAAATTCCGACCTGCACAACCGGCCGGATCTGCTCATGCGCCTGGTCAACGCCCTCATGGTGCGGGCCTAG
- a CDS encoding ion channel has product MSLRSVLGLIGLTVSLPFLGYLVYISQAKSPSPDQIIFLAFAFSVTFPTLILLSLVLFRSLVILAAALPVYAACVIAGYARTFMAFQILCNGKPTESFRDCLYFSVSQFTNTGCADCVPTAQLRLLAASEAFFGYLSLGVFTACLIVILVRMITADKLRQ; this is encoded by the coding sequence ATGAGCCTGCGCTCCGTTTTGGGCCTAATCGGGCTTACGGTCTCGCTGCCGTTTCTGGGCTATCTGGTCTACATCAGCCAGGCCAAATCCCCGTCTCCCGACCAGATCATCTTTCTGGCCTTCGCCTTTTCCGTCACCTTCCCCACGCTCATCCTGCTGTCGCTGGTGCTCTTCCGCAGCTTGGTGATCCTGGCTGCGGCGCTGCCGGTCTACGCCGCCTGCGTCATCGCCGGCTACGCCCGCACGTTCATGGCCTTCCAGATCCTGTGTAACGGCAAACCGACGGAATCCTTCCGCGATTGCCTGTATTTCAGCGTGTCGCAGTTCACCAACACCGGCTGCGCCGACTGCGTCCCCACGGCCCAGTTGCGCCTTTTGGCCGCTTCGGAAGCCTTTTTCGGTTATCTGTCGCTGGGCGTGTTCACCGCCTGCCTCATCGTCATCCTGGTGCGCATGATCACCGCCGACAAACTGCGCCAATAG
- a CDS encoding molybdopterin dinucleotide binding domain-containing protein: MTREENNGQGALNRRQFLRRVGQGAAVAAAGTILGDAASAQAGAAPPAGDETRVVHSVCLACNAVCGVRGEVRGGRLQRVSGNPYHPYNMAFAPIDQDTPAADSLAVPSPVCGKCHDTVNHTQSPYRLVRPLKRCGPRGSGQFEPIEWDRLVAEIAEGGRHFAHIGEERQVPGIKELLSDDPIDPAAPELGSRRNGLVFVTGRLQTGRQQFIDRFVKGAVGSANRIGHTDICGLGFRMGNFALTHGKEIELKADPLSAAYILVFGANVYEALQPGINTYGALMARRQAEGSLRFAVIDPRATRAAVHADAWLPVRPGRDGALALGLARTLLDENLCNLRYLSAPSAKEARQRGFGSCTNAPCLVIVDPRHPENGRMLRLKDIDPSKGGQAGETLMVLDAAGRVVAAEATGEAVLEGKAVATDYFGNAWQVETAFTMLRAGIEAHSVETYAAEAGVDAAELRRVARDFAAAGTRGAVTQYHGAGNYICGVHAAYAVALLSALVGSPDMRGGYLKGGGGAGDCETGLYNLKEFPGQRKPGGAAISREKFAYEKTSEYKKKKAAGANPYPARLPWFPFSAGGLSNEALIGLDAGYPYKAQVLFTYLYNGVYSAPGGSRFKETLLDPGRTPLHVSLDTAINETNIYADYIVPDLCYPEGHHGWLTPHAPALRFTAVRTPMMEPLTGRTADGRPFGTETLLIDLALRLNLPGFGDAAIPGADGASHPLRTAEDFYLRAFANLAHNTKAKPATDADVAFVEGNYPIADHQGLLSNDQWWAVCRILARGGVFRPYEDMFEGERFTRGIERYMVYNETLARTKDSMTGRRLPGTPVWMPPQTGDGADLADTDRDYPLTLVTYKRHLHTQSRSLWYSRAIAIVPDNAVEMHPDDAAGLGLAQGDRVRLASASNPDGVSGRLHLTRMVRPGCVAVSFHFGHTQFGGTALAVKDAASVFLGGTAVADGDRLVPRQAYRAGINPNDVARLDPTLGNTPLTDAVAGIPDFSSTRVRVTKETV, from the coding sequence ATGACGCGCGAGGAGAATAACGGTCAGGGCGCACTGAACCGTCGCCAGTTCCTGCGCCGGGTCGGCCAGGGCGCGGCCGTGGCCGCCGCCGGGACGATCCTTGGCGACGCCGCTTCGGCCCAGGCCGGGGCGGCTCCCCCGGCCGGCGACGAGACCCGGGTGGTTCATTCCGTGTGCCTGGCCTGCAACGCCGTGTGCGGTGTGCGCGGCGAGGTGCGCGGCGGCCGGCTGCAACGGGTTTCGGGCAATCCCTACCATCCCTACAACATGGCCTTTGCCCCCATCGACCAGGACACGCCGGCGGCGGATTCCCTGGCCGTGCCGAGCCCGGTGTGCGGCAAGTGCCACGACACGGTCAACCATACCCAAAGCCCCTATCGCCTCGTGCGTCCGCTCAAGCGCTGCGGCCCACGCGGCTCGGGGCAGTTCGAACCCATCGAATGGGATCGGCTGGTGGCCGAAATCGCCGAGGGCGGCCGCCACTTCGCCCATATCGGCGAGGAGCGTCAGGTTCCGGGCATCAAGGAGCTGTTGAGCGATGACCCCATTGATCCGGCCGCGCCGGAGCTGGGCAGCCGCCGTAATGGCCTGGTCTTCGTCACCGGCCGTCTGCAGACCGGCCGCCAGCAGTTCATCGACCGCTTCGTCAAGGGCGCGGTGGGCTCCGCCAACCGCATCGGCCATACCGACATCTGCGGCCTGGGCTTTCGCATGGGCAATTTCGCCCTGACCCATGGCAAGGAGATCGAGCTCAAGGCCGATCCGCTCTCGGCCGCCTACATCCTGGTCTTCGGGGCCAATGTCTACGAGGCCCTGCAACCCGGCATCAACACCTACGGCGCGCTCATGGCCCGCAGGCAGGCCGAGGGCAGCCTGCGCTTCGCGGTCATTGATCCCCGGGCCACCCGGGCCGCCGTTCACGCCGACGCCTGGCTGCCGGTGCGTCCCGGCCGGGACGGGGCCCTGGCCCTGGGTCTGGCCCGGACCCTGCTGGACGAAAACCTGTGCAACCTGCGGTATCTGAGCGCTCCCTCGGCCAAGGAGGCCCGGCAGCGGGGATTTGGTTCCTGCACCAACGCGCCCTGTCTGGTCATCGTCGATCCCAGGCATCCGGAAAACGGCCGCATGTTGCGCCTCAAGGACATTGATCCGTCCAAGGGCGGTCAGGCGGGCGAAACGCTCATGGTCCTTGACGCCGCCGGCCGGGTGGTCGCGGCCGAGGCCACGGGCGAGGCCGTGCTGGAGGGCAAGGCCGTGGCTACCGACTATTTCGGCAACGCCTGGCAGGTCGAAACCGCCTTTACCATGTTACGGGCCGGCATCGAGGCCCACTCCGTGGAGACCTACGCCGCCGAGGCCGGAGTGGACGCGGCTGAGCTGCGCCGGGTGGCCCGGGACTTCGCCGCCGCCGGCACCCGCGGCGCGGTGACCCAGTACCACGGGGCCGGCAACTACATCTGCGGCGTCCACGCGGCCTATGCCGTGGCCCTGCTCTCGGCCCTGGTCGGGAGCCCGGACATGCGCGGCGGCTATCTCAAGGGCGGCGGCGGGGCCGGGGACTGCGAGACAGGGCTCTACAATCTCAAGGAATTCCCGGGCCAGCGCAAACCCGGCGGCGCGGCGATTTCCCGCGAGAAATTCGCCTATGAAAAAACCAGCGAGTACAAGAAGAAAAAAGCCGCTGGAGCCAATCCCTATCCGGCCAGACTGCCCTGGTTTCCCTTTTCCGCCGGCGGCCTGTCCAACGAGGCTCTCATCGGCCTGGACGCCGGCTACCCCTACAAGGCCCAGGTGCTTTTCACCTATCTCTACAATGGCGTCTATTCCGCCCCGGGGGGCTCGCGCTTCAAGGAAACGCTCCTTGATCCAGGGCGCACGCCCTTGCACGTGTCCCTCGACACGGCCATCAACGAGACCAACATCTACGCCGACTACATCGTGCCCGACCTGTGCTACCCCGAAGGCCACCATGGCTGGCTCACGCCCCATGCCCCGGCCCTGCGGTTCACGGCAGTGCGCACGCCCATGATGGAGCCGCTGACCGGCCGGACCGCCGATGGCCGGCCGTTTGGCACGGAAACCTTGCTCATTGATCTGGCGCTGCGCTTGAACCTGCCCGGCTTCGGCGACGCCGCCATTCCCGGCGCCGACGGCGCGTCCCATCCGTTGCGCACGGCCGAGGACTTCTATCTGCGCGCCTTCGCCAACCTGGCCCACAACACCAAGGCCAAGCCGGCCACCGACGCCGACGTGGCCTTTGTGGAGGGCAACTATCCGATAGCCGACCACCAGGGCCTGCTGTCAAACGACCAGTGGTGGGCCGTTTGCCGCATCCTGGCTCGGGGCGGGGTTTTTAGGCCTTACGAGGACATGTTCGAGGGAGAGCGTTTCACGCGCGGCATCGAGCGCTACATGGTCTATAACGAGACCCTGGCCCGAACCAAGGATTCCATGACCGGCCGGCGGTTGCCGGGCACGCCTGTCTGGATGCCGCCCCAAACCGGGGACGGCGCGGACCTGGCCGATACCGACCGCGACTATCCGCTGACCCTTGTCACCTACAAGCGCCATCTGCACACCCAGTCGCGCTCGCTGTGGTATTCCCGGGCCATAGCCATCGTGCCGGACAACGCCGTGGAGATGCATCCCGACGATGCTGCCGGGCTGGGCTTGGCCCAGGGCGACCGGGTCCGCCTGGCCTCGGCCTCCAATCCCGACGGCGTGTCCGGCCGGCTGCACCTCACGCGCATGGTGCGTCCCGGCTGCGTGGCGGTGTCCTTTCATTTCGGCCACACCCAGTTCGGCGGCACGGCCCTGGCCGTCAAGGATGCCGCCTCGGTCTTCCTGGGCGGAACCGCCGTCGCCGACGGCGACCGGCTCGTACCCAGGCAAGCCTACCGGGCCGGCATCAATCCCAACGACGTGGCCCGGCTCGATCCGACCCTGGGCAATACGCCGCTGACCGACGCCGTGGCCGGCATCCCGGATTTCAGCAGCACCCGGGTGCGGGTGACCAAGGAGACAGTCTAA
- a CDS encoding 4Fe-4S dicluster domain-containing protein, with translation MPTRRMVLRQGLGACLAAAVLPATGLAAEVPTPDYAMIIDLGRCNGCLSCVVTCQEANDAMPGGFPTKIEETEDASGAFAVLRFLPILCNQCREAPCLAVCPNGAVRREADGIVVTDPKRCTGAGACVTACPYGMRFIDSRTGKVDKCDFCRERLAKGHVPACVEACPTGARSFGDRNSPAGLFADQLAAGGLQPHRPELGLEGAVLYRPGKRKEAS, from the coding sequence ATGCCGACCAGACGCATGGTTTTGCGCCAGGGTCTTGGCGCTTGCCTGGCCGCTGCCGTCCTGCCGGCGACAGGCCTGGCCGCCGAGGTGCCGACCCCCGACTACGCCATGATCATTGATCTTGGCCGCTGCAATGGCTGCCTGTCCTGCGTGGTGACCTGCCAGGAGGCTAACGACGCCATGCCTGGGGGCTTTCCCACGAAGATTGAGGAGACCGAGGACGCCTCCGGTGCCTTTGCCGTGCTGCGCTTCCTGCCGATCCTGTGCAACCAGTGCCGCGAAGCGCCGTGCCTGGCGGTCTGCCCCAACGGCGCGGTGCGCCGTGAGGCCGACGGCATCGTGGTCACGGACCCCAAGCGCTGCACCGGCGCGGGGGCCTGCGTGACCGCCTGCCCTTACGGCATGCGGTTTATCGACAGCCGCACCGGCAAGGTCGACAAATGCGATTTCTGCCGGGAACGTCTGGCCAAGGGGCATGTCCCGGCCTGCGTTGAGGCCTGTCCTACCGGGGCCAGGTCATTTGGCGACCGCAACAGCCCGGCTGGGCTGTTTGCCGACCAGCTAGCCGCCGGCGGCTTGCAGCCGCACAGGCCCGAGCTTGGGCTCGAAGGGGCCGTGCTGTACCGGCCGGGCAAACGCAAGGAGGCGTCATGA
- a CDS encoding transglutaminase-like domain-containing protein — MRLRFACALVLLVALSTPALAETVRGGTVTYTIDVQAEAGAKNVRLWLPYPLSDANQDIGDVRLGGNFEQSGVYRDPASGGVSLYAEWKEPKEQPKLTLSFHVDSHYAKLPRLVDNGGPIPAEVVPYLKQVGLSPQEEKSFAAMAKEATKGRKDTLAKARGVYEWVIAHTYRDNDVVGCGLGQPGRTLSSCNGGGKCADISSVFVAVARAAGIPCRDVYGLRMAAPKTGAITGDYHCWVEFYLPGTGWVPVDPADVRKMMLVNKLELKDAKQWVEFFWGGDDLFRIALERGTTDVTLAPKQAGPPLTYYMYPFAQVDGRTLDFFSPKTFTYTVDFKAD; from the coding sequence ATGCGTTTGCGTTTTGCCTGTGCCCTGGTGTTGCTTGTCGCCTTGTCCACTCCGGCCCTGGCCGAAACGGTGCGCGGTGGCACCGTCACCTACACGATCGACGTCCAGGCTGAGGCCGGCGCCAAGAATGTGCGGTTGTGGCTGCCGTATCCCCTGTCCGACGCCAACCAGGACATCGGCGACGTGCGCCTTGGGGGCAACTTCGAGCAGTCCGGCGTCTACCGCGATCCGGCCAGCGGCGGGGTCTCGCTCTACGCCGAGTGGAAAGAACCCAAGGAACAGCCCAAGTTGACGCTGTCGTTTCATGTCGACTCCCATTACGCCAAGCTGCCCCGGCTTGTGGACAACGGCGGCCCCATTCCGGCCGAGGTCGTGCCCTATCTCAAGCAAGTGGGCCTTTCGCCCCAGGAGGAGAAGTCCTTTGCCGCCATGGCCAAGGAAGCGACCAAGGGGCGCAAGGACACGCTGGCCAAGGCGCGCGGCGTTTACGAATGGGTCATTGCCCACACCTACCGCGACAACGACGTGGTGGGCTGCGGCCTGGGCCAGCCGGGCCGCACGCTGTCCAGCTGCAACGGCGGCGGCAAATGCGCCGACATCAGCTCCGTCTTTGTTGCCGTGGCCCGGGCCGCCGGCATCCCCTGCCGCGACGTTTACGGCCTGCGCATGGCCGCCCCCAAGACCGGAGCCATCACGGGCGACTATCACTGTTGGGTGGAATTCTATCTGCCGGGCACGGGCTGGGTTCCGGTCGATCCCGCTGATGTGCGCAAGATGATGCTGGTCAACAAGCTGGAACTCAAGGACGCCAAACAGTGGGTGGAGTTTTTCTGGGGCGGGGACGACCTGTTCCGCATCGCCCTGGAACGCGGGACCACTGATGTGACCCTGGCTCCCAAGCAGGCCGGCCCCCCGCTGACCTACTACATGTACCCCTTTGCCCAGGTTGACGGCCGCACTCTGGATTTCTTCAGCCCCAAGACCTTTACCTACACGGTTGACTTCAAGGCCGACTAA
- a CDS encoding OsmC family protein: MMQCRGLSTPLQVAFGNGQFTGVCDATPDKGGAGQGFRPHELLEAALGSCLVMVMTKFAASHGIPLAGVAVTVTLDRSDPETAAYACAITLEGDLTDDDRRRILRAARSCPVRRTLGCKAVVTDALA; encoded by the coding sequence ATGATGCAATGCCGAGGACTTTCCACGCCCTTGCAGGTGGCCTTTGGCAACGGCCAATTCACCGGGGTGTGCGACGCCACTCCGGACAAAGGCGGGGCCGGCCAGGGCTTTCGGCCCCACGAGCTGCTGGAGGCGGCCCTGGGCTCCTGCCTGGTCATGGTCATGACCAAGTTCGCGGCCAGCCACGGTATTCCCTTGGCCGGCGTCGCCGTGACCGTGACCCTCGACCGTTCGGACCCGGAAACGGCGGCCTACGCCTGCGCCATCACCCTCGAAGGCGATCTGACGGACGACGACCGCCGCCGCATCCTGCGCGCTGCCCGAAGCTGCCCGGTGCGCCGGACGCTCGGCTGCAAGGCGGTGGTGACCGACGCCCTGGCCTGA